The DNA window ttgaagacatgcagtcagcttatgggatgtttttgacttataataaggcttggagggtaAGGGAAACGGCTTTaacggcggtgcgaggaacggtagaggattcctatggaaaattgccttcatacctatacatgttggagaagaataatccgggtaccataacagatatTCAGACAGACGAGCACGGCCACTTCaaatatatgttcatgtctctaggcctctcaattaggggtttcaaagccttctatcgtcccgtattgtgtgttgatgcaagttttctcaagcacaaggtgggaggtcaactattggtggctgttgcattggatgccaataagcaactatatcctgttgcattcggcgttgttgattcagagaataataactcgtgGACTCGTGGACACCCAAGTATAGCCattgccttgtgtgctgtttttccagaagcagaccacggtgcgtgcacatatcacataaagatgaatattaatgccaaattcaaaactgataattgtcatgtcgagtttgatttggcttctcgtgcgtacactatcccccaatttaatcggttttttgacaagatcagggttaaagatcataggattgctgcctatttggaagagattgggtttcaaagatggagtagagcatatttccccggtaagcgatacaatcaactcacaagcaattatgcagagagtttgaatagtcagtgcagggaagccagaaagtatccaaTTTCAGCAATGCTTGAGTCTTTAAGAACAACATTACAAGGGtggtttaatgatagaagagaaaaagcgtccaaccaccaagaatttttatctccaacgtatgaaaagttattatgtgATGGTTTTGAGAAAGCAAGATTCTATACCGTATCATCCCTTAACCGATTTGAGTTGTATGTGCATGATCATGAGGCACAttataaagtcaatttgaaggacaaggactgcacttgtagggtatttgaagtctccggtcttccttgtacacatgcactggctgctgcccgtcacaGGAATGTGGTTCCTTACGACTTATGCTCAAGGTATTTAATCGTTTTGAACCTATTaatttaacctatttttaatcgttttattatccttctcataggtattatacaactgtatcttggttgaatgcatatgcggagacatgttatccggttggtgatgaagagaattgggatcttcccgatattatcaaacaacgcgtgtgtctaaaaccacctgtgaaggttaagaaaggtcgGCCACAAACTAAATGTAGGACATCCcaaggtgaggtccgtaaggtcccgagacgatgcatttcatgtgcaggtctaggacataatagagcaacatgcaaagcagtgatgcctgcaccgtcTACCGCAAGAGCAAgagcatcatctcagcagcatgagccctcatcatctcagcagcatgtgccctcatcatctcagcagaatgagccatcatcatctcaactgtACGAGCCCTCATCTCAGCTctacgagccatcatctcaatcTTACGAGCCATTAGCTTAGAATGAACTTGTTAGTGTTGTGTTGTGGtgttaatgttatttttgtaGACTTATTACCAAATGTCTTGTGTGgaggtgttaatgttgtttttgcaTCAAAGATTCAAGGATTCAGTAAAGTGTATTGTATTGTAACAAAGATTCATTGAATGTTGTTTTCTGGTGTTTTCTGGTGTTTTTGTAGTTTTCTGGTGAATGTAATACAGGGACAGGGTTTTTGTACCAAGTGTTTTTGtagacgcagctgcttgacgcagcttcttgacgaaactgcttgacgcagctgcttgacgaaactgcttgacgcagctgcttgacgaaactgcttgacgcagctgcttgacgcagctgcttgacgaaacatGGTTTACATTAGTGCAGAACCTATTACATTAGACATGGTTTATATAACTGTGTACTTAAGgcattaaattaattacaataacatatatatcattaacaacatttgatatcattaaatcaaccatattacaaaggtttgagattaacattacaaaaatttgatatcagtacaaaagtttcataaataaccTATGGATCTACAAGTCCATGAAATAACCtcactgcccacttttctctccaAGCTTTCATCTCATTTGAGGTCACTTCTGCTAGATTCAGACCTGCAGTCAAGTACTCAATATACATTAGTACAAATACACCACAATCTCCACTCTTAGTTGCTTTGGGAACTTCTGACTCTGGAAGTCTTGTGTATGGCAAAACGGAATCAGGGTTGAGCAGAGGAAATCTTTGTTTATCTTCAAGAGGCAATGCCTTGTCAAATATAACCGGAATCATTTGGCACATCGGTAGCACAAACTCATCAAGATTAGCATAACATCCAGGATCGCAGTCATATACGTCTACGCGCCATTGCTGTAGACGGACAACACAAAGTATCCAGTGGACGTCTTTGATGttcaaaggaatatatatatcatcgcaTACTTTCCAACTATTCCTATAGTTGCTTTCATCGCCCAAGAAGTATTCGAAAAAGTTTTCAATGTCAAACTCAATACGACTTTTCTTAAACGCAGGGTACTCAGCAGTGAACCTGGTGTGGAGCCAACAATCTCCAATAAAGAAGTTCTTCTTATATGTCTTTGGATATACCCAAGCTCTTCTTCTCAGAATGAAGCAACCTGCATCGATTTCCTACACAagagaaaaacatttaaaatacaatctgcaaatctaaaattattctaacattAATATTACTTACATCATCAGTCAGCCAGGTGAACCTTTTTAGCATTCGGCGAAATAATGCCTTATCACCTAATATTGTATGGAGCTCAATTTTTGTGTTGTCAGTTTTtggatctttaagccatgtttgcaattgatgaagaagttgatcGTCATATTTTAGAAGTGGATTGACGGTGATAGGATCTTTTAACTTGGGCTGTTTCAGATTGGGGTCGGTGAAATCTTGTTCATTCTTCGGCCTCCTATTCCTTCTCGTGACCAATATGACTTTcttaggaagaggaggaggagtatTCACTATTTCCAGTTCATCTTCGTCATTTTCGTCTTTCTTCTTCCCAACCTTCTTCCCCACCTTTTTCTGAAAAGTCTTTTGTATAGGCTTTCtcttcacttcttctttcttctccacttcttctttcttatccccttcttcttcaatctccccttcttcaatctccacttcttctttcttctccccttcttcaatctccacttcttctttctcattctcCACAACGGTCTCTTTCTCGACAACATTCTCATTCTCGACAACAGCCTCATGAATAACGTTCTCGACAACATTCTCATCCTCAacattctcattctcaatctTTTTCTGCTCCAATTCAACATTGTCTTGCAAAATGGCTCCATTATTAACCTTCTCATTCTCCTTTTGctcctcttcttcatcgagaatgtcattcagaccaatgtcattctgcttttcttcctcttcttcgtcaagaatgtcattcttcttttcttcctcttcttcgtcacgaatgtcattctgcttttcttcctcttcttcgtcaCGAATGTCATTCAGACTGATGTCATTCTCCTTCTGCTCCTGCTACAAAAGTGAAAAGAATTTATATACAggatgcgtcaagcagctgcgtcaagcagcttgcgtcaagcagctgcgtcaagcagctgcatCAAGACATTAAAAAACAGAAAGCTCTAACAGAATTACCTGGTTGGTGACATGGCTGGCGAACTGGTTGCTTAGACTGAGAATCATCTTTTCAAACCTCGTAAAGtagttttgttgattcaatttgatgtctcttGTGTCTCTCTTGATCTCTTTgacatctttctttatctcttcgacatccttctttaTCACTTCGGCATCCTTTATCTGAACATGAGATGCCGGTGCCGGTTCACGTGCAGGTGATGATGGAGGTGTTGAAGTTGTGGATGGGGGACTCATGTTACGTAGGCTACGACGCTTGATGGCTGCTTTGCTGGGGGGgatatatcatcatattcaacATTCCTCTTTCTCTTGGAAGGTTGGACAGTAGTAGGttcttcatcaacatcatcatcatcatcttcatcaacatcttcatcagcctttctcttttTTCCCCCATTAGTAActccctcaaacaaatcatcgaATGAATTGTTAATGTGTTCAAAATCCTCCCCACTGTACAAACTCGTCTCCTTGGAGGACTCTTTCATCTTAGAAAACACAGCGCTGTTAAAGGCAGATTGTACCTCCTGAAATGTATTCTTCCTTTTGGATTGATACAACAGTATCCTTAGGCGAAAAGGGCCATCAACGTCTTTCCTTGTGGCGAATTTAGGGACCAAGTTTTGAATGATCTCATAGCTCCACACTTGTAGCGCTAGTACAAACCCATACACGTTATAAGCAAAAGAATTAGTAACTCCACTCCCTTTCCTAGACATATATACGGACCTGTGGTGTTTCATGTCCTGGTCAAGACCCCTCATGGTGAATCTAAAGGACaccttcccccatggaaatcggaggaaatcttcaaccatatggatgattttgagatttaaaagcCGTTTTGGGTCATATGAGAAGAGGTACTAGTTAATCAAGCAGATCAACCCGATCTTCCATGCGTCTTCCTTATCGGTGCATTTCATGAAAATAGATTCCAAATCCATCATTCGAATTGAcgtattccttttgaaatattttatcagcaagggtggacaacctcggcattcatctttgtattcaggcaatctgtcgaagttgaggcctataatcaatgcgtactctttcagaccaaaagtatattcctccccattaaagttgaaaatcatcctattcAAATTGGCCTTCACCTTCCGAACCAGCAACTGATGTAAAATGGTCCCTGAGAACAACAAGTCTGGGACTCCTCtcaataaatactaaaattggGAATTTAGAGCCCTCTCCATAAGACCCAGCGCTTCAAACCTATCAGATACTTTTTTCAAGGCTAGAACAGATTTCAATGAAATCCTACCAGGAAAATCATAAACCGTGaagtctgccatctacaaaagggaaaagaaaaacaacaatgtttgtgaaaacatttcacaacaaatataaacaaacgagaagaaaagcaaccgtcaaaatagctagaaacaactgtcagatgcgtcaagcagctgtttgacgcaacccaacccataaaccgtgcatgaaccatttgaaatcaagaagcaTCCTACCCTAAtccctaacataaaacatgcatgaaccgtTTAAAAGCAGGAAGCAACCTACCCTAAAACCcaaacataaaacatgcatgaactatttgaaagcaagaagcaaccctaaaaacataacataaaacatgcatgaaccatttgcaagcatgaagcaaccctaaaccctaacataaaccatgaatgaaccatttgcaaacaagaagcaaccaaccctaaaacctaacatgaacataaacaaacataactaaaactaacctcatgaagtcaatgaatgaacgagaagatgaagacgaagacgagCAGGAAGAGACGTCGAGGTAGGTGCgtcgtcgaggcaggtgcgtcgtcgggtgcgagagagagagagagagagcatgaatagtggtcgaggcttatttgggtttttatataaaataaaaataaatgtgacgcatcgtatcctacttgacgcatccgagttgacgcatccgagttgacgcatccgagttgacgcatcggagttgacgcatccgagttgacgcatccgagttgacgcatccgagttgacgcatccgagttgacgcattggagttgacgcatccatcttgacgcatccatcttgacgcatccatcttgacgcatcctacgtgacgcatcctaccaaacaaacaacctgcattcaacgaatcagcGAATCAATGAGGAATGTTCTGTAAATGAAATATACACGAACTAAATAGGAAATCGAAACAAACAataacgaaataaacacaaaatatagtggaatggtcgaATGAAATGTCAATTTGTTCGAAATCCTCAGCGCTGTGCAAACTCGTCTCCATTGGATGTTCTTCGAAGCTATAGGCCGTTGAATATGTTGCCATGGTCgacggtgcctcttcgattcGTTCTTCATCgctgaaaaagaagagaaaatcttctCCGCCACCATTAGGGTTTCACGACGGAGAAGACGGGAAGAAAGGGGctggatgagagagaaactgaaacgaaaatgaaaaaaaattaagtctttatagggttcagggtgcgtcacgcacctggagggtgcgtgacgcatgggtaaaatggtcattaaaaaatttgggggtcaccagcgctataaaaattagtggcccgcaccatcggctatttggccctattttggggtcatttcctcaaatttccctttgTTTTCCTTGTATTCTTTATAAAGAAATCATCTCTTAATCATTGATTCAATAATAATggatttaataatttgaaaagggTTAACAATAGAGTTAAATGTCCACTTTTAATGCACGTGGAAGGTCTTACTTCATCACATGGTAATGTAttgaaatgtgttaaaaattTGTTGAAAGTAAGTGGACATATTGACAAAATGTTGAATGCCCATAATTTAGATAATGTTCAGAAGAATCGATTGTGATCTAAAAAGACAATTGAGAGTATTCGATGGCTTAGTTTACAAGCTTGTGCATTTAGAGGTCATTATGAATTTCATCTTCCAAAAATCgtgataattttataaagatgATACAACTTATTGGTTGATTGAATGTTAATATAGGTGATATACAGATATAGTGTtagaaaaatctcaaaaaatgcAACATATATTTTACCAACTATTTAGAAAgaaatttttacatatttttactatttaaattgGATATTTCATCACTTTTTAGATctagtatatttattttattttagtagggATATTCGTGGAtcgatttttaatatatttaatatgctCCCTTATTACTCACAATAGTGTATAACTTATAACgcgaaaaaaaattaaatt is part of the Impatiens glandulifera chromosome 1, dImpGla2.1, whole genome shotgun sequence genome and encodes:
- the LOC124932906 gene encoding uncharacterized protein LOC124932906 produces the protein MRGLDQDMKHHRSVYMSRKGSGVTNSFAYNVYGFVLALQVWSYEIIQNLVPKFATRKDVDGPFRLRILLYQSKRKNTFQEVQSAFNSAVFSKMKESSKETSLYSGEDFEHINNSFDDFKAAIKRRSLRNMSPPSTTSTPPSSPAREPAPASHVQIKDAEVIKKDVEEIKKDVKEIKRDTRDIKLNQQNYFTRFEKMILSLSNQFASHVTNQKKIENENVEDENVVENVIHEAVVENENVVEKETVVENEKEEVGKKVGKKKDENDEDELEIVNTPPPLPKKVILVTRRNRRPKNEQDFTDPNLKQPKLKDPITVNPLLKYDDQLLHQLQTWLKDPKTDNTKIELHTILGDKALFRRMLKRFTWLTDDEIDAGCFILRRRAWVYPKTYKKNFFIGDCWLHTRFTAEYPAFKKSRIEFDIENFFEYFLGDESNYRNSWKVCDDIYIPLNIKDVHWILCVVRLQQWRVDVYDCDPGCYANLDEFVLPMCQMIPVIFDKALPLEDKQRFPLLNPDSVLPYTRLPESEVPKATKSGDCGVFVLMYIEYLTAGLNLAEVTSNEMKAWREKWAVRLFHGLVDP